CGGTCGGGTCGGTCATGTGTCGCGCCCAGATGTCCCAGATGTCACGGACAACGTGTCACGCCGGACGGGAGCGAAGGACCTCCAGCGCGCGGTCGGCGTGGTGTTCCATGCGCGTCTCGCTGCGAATCACCTCGACGACCGTCCGGTCGGGGTCGATCACGAACGTCGCCCGCTTGTTCGGGAG
This window of the Actinomycetota bacterium genome carries:
- a CDS encoding redoxin domain-containing protein; the protein is QHQFADKYGLDFPLLSDADRSVAKAFGVKRSPTILPNKRATFVIDPDRTVVEVIRSETRMEHHADRALEVLRSRPA